In Vigna angularis cultivar LongXiaoDou No.4 chromosome 8, ASM1680809v1, whole genome shotgun sequence, one DNA window encodes the following:
- the LOC108319467 gene encoding kunitz-type trypsin inhibitor KTI1: MKFTTFLSLFLLCAFTSNLPSASADLVDTDGNPIQNGGVYFITPVIITGNGGGVEFAATGNETCPLSVVQNPNPFSNGFPVHISSPLRILFIRESTILTLGFTFVPPCAPTPSVWTPVKGEEEELSVKLTGYDNTVGGWFKIQSVPVDIGGYNILFCPLDSSSCDYLGIQFDAARNRHLVITQKADAALWVRFQRLSPASSAISLHEPSLLLKSHD; encoded by the coding sequence ATGAAGTTTACGACcttcctctctctctttctacTTTGTGCCTTCACCTCGAACCTTCCTTCAGCCAGTGCTGATTTGGTGGACACTGACGGTAATCCTATTCAAAATGGAGGCGTATATTTTATAACGCCAGTTATAATAACTGGCAACGGGGGTGGGGTAGAATTTGCAGCAACCGGAAACGAAACTTGTCCTTTGTCCGTTGTCCAAAATCCCAATCCTTTCTCTAACGGCTTCCCTGTACACATTTCATCCCCGTTAAGAATCCTTTTTATACGTGAAAGCACTATTTTGACCTTGGGGTTCACTTTTGTGCCTCCGTGTGCTCCCACCCCGTCTGTGTGGACTCCTGTGAAGGGTGAGGAAGAGGAACTCTCTGTTAAACTTACTGGATACGACAACACAGTAGGCGGTTGGTTTAAGATTCAGAGTGTTCCTGTTGACATTGGGGGCTACAACATCTTGTTCTGTCCTCTCGATAGTAGTTCATGTGACTATCTTGGGATTCAGTTTGATGCTGCTAGAAACAGGCATTTGGTGATCACCCAGAAAGCGGACGCAGCCTTATGGGTTCGGTTTCAGAGACTTTCGCCCGCATCATCTGCAATTTCTCTGCATGAACCATCACTGCTCCTAAAAAGTCATGACTAG
- the LOC108319449 gene encoding uncharacterized protein LOC108319449: MHSEEEVEVDSEEEVEVDTEEDEAHVSVEENFEEVGNLDNSDSEYRMEDSDNEAEGHGRGLSDDEWESDVLLTPDDSASEDDETEDRPSRGPFPTFGKKKSMSDYKWELGTIFTDKDEFKEAIRSYAIHAGRALKFVKNDNRRVRVRCMGGQKKCPWVAYCGYFPSRKIWQLRKIVDVHSCSRQLNIKLMNSKWLSHEIDKSMHDNPSIKVQDIHTKALRKWNTNVSISKARRAKLMASSQCEGDFKEQFQRIYDYAHEVLRSNPGSTVKVKVNSDNGQSIFQRCYVCLKACKDSFISCRPIICLDGCFLKGLYKGELLTAVGRDPNEQMLPLAYAVVEVENKDSWSWFLQLLVEDLGGNEVCQAYTWMSDQQKGLVPAIQEFLPRAEQRFCIRHLYANFRKRFSGQILKNLMWRAATSTYPQAWEREMLNIRVVNEEAYKYLIAIPPRYWSRSRFRTTPMCDTLDNNISEGFNSVLVQSRGKPIITMLEDIRLYLMKRWATNRTKVAGMDFNVCPKIKKRHMKECNLSRYWIPSWSARRIFEVRHVSIIGNKFTVDLDNEECSCRKWMISGIPCCHAVASMNYSNVDPESFIPICFRKSTYEETYASIIYPVNGHLLWEKTSSPDVLPPPKRNMLGRPKKKRRMEPWELTKDGT; this comes from the exons ATGCACagtgaggaagaagtggaagtggacagtgaggaagaagtggaagtggaTACTGAGGAGGATGAAGCACATGTTTCTGTTGAAGAGAACTTTGAGGAGGTAGGTAATTTGGATAATAGTGATTCAGAATACAGGATGGAAGACAGTGATAACGAAGCAGAAGGACATGGTAGGGGGTTGTCAGATGATGAATGGGAGTCAGATGTGCTGTTAACTCCAGATGATAGTGCAAGTGAGGATGATGAAACTGAGGACAGACCAAGTAGAGGTCCCTTTCCTACATTTGGTAAAAAGAAGTCAATGTCAGATTACAAATGGGAACTTGGTACTATATTTACCGATAAGGATGAGTTTAAGGAAGCCATTAGAAGTTATGCTATTCATGCTGGGAGGGCTCTTaagtttgtaaaaaatgatAACCGTAGGGTAAGGGTCAGATGCATGGGTGGGCAAAAAAAGTGTCCATGGGTAGCTTACTGTGGGTATTTTCCATCACGCAAGATTTGGCAGTTAAGGAAGATTGTGGATGTTCATTCTTGCAGCAGGCAACTGAACATAAAATTGATGAATAGTAAGTGGTTGAGTCATGAAATAGATAAGTCTATGCATGACAATCCTAGTATAAAGGTCCAAGACATACATACCAAAGCATTAAGGAAATGGAACACCAATGTATCAATTTCTAAAGCAAGAAGGGCAAAGTTAATGGCATCAAGTCAATGTGAAGGGGATTTTAAAGAACAGTTTCAAAGGATTTATGACTATGCACATGAGGTATTGAGAAGTAACCCTGGGTCAACGGTTAAGGTTAAAGTGAACAGTGATAATGGTCAATCCATATTCCAGAGATGTTATGTTTGTCTTAAAGCATGTAAGGATAGTTTTATTAGTTGTAGACCCATCATCTGTTTAGATGGGTGTTTTTTGAAAGGTCTTTATAAGGGAGAGCTGCTTACTGCTGTTGGGAGGGATCCAAATGAGCAAATGCTACCCCTTGCATATGCAGTAGTTGAAGTCGAAAATAAAGATAGTTGGTCCTGGTTTTTGCAATTATTGGTTGAAGACCTTGGGGGCAATGAAGTTTGTCAGGCATACACGTGGATGTCTGACCAGCAAAAG GGATTGGTGCCAGCTATCCAAGAGTTTTTGCCTAGGGCAGAACAAAGATTCTGCATCAGGCACCTTTATGCTAACTTTAGGAAAAGATTTTCTGGTCAGATATtgaagaatttgatgtggaggGCTGCCACAAGCACATACCCCCAAGCTTGGGAGAGAGAGATGTTGAATATCAGAGTAGTGAATGAAGAAGCATATAAATACCTCATAGCCATTCCCCCAAG GTATTGGTCAAGAAGTAGGTTCAGAACAACACCAATGTGTGATACTCTGGATAACAACATCAGTGAAGGATTCAACAGTGTTCTTGTGCAGTCTAGGGGAAAACCCATAATAACCATGCTGGAGGATATTAGACTGTATTTGATGAAAAGATGGGCCACGAACAGAACGAAGGTGGCAGGTATGGATTTCAATGTCTGTCCAAAGATCAAAAAGAGACATATGAAGGAATGTAATTTGTCAAGATATTGGATCCCAAG CTGGTCTGCAAGAAGGATTTTTGAGGTTAGGCATGTTTCAATCATTGGGAACAAGTTCACAGTGGACCTGGACAATGAAGAATGCAGCTGCAGGAAGTGGATGATCAGTGGCATCCCATGTTGTCATGCAGTTGCATCAATGAACTATTCAAATGTAGATCCAGAAAGTTTTATACCAATTTGTTTCAGGAAATCCACATATGAAGAAACATATGCGTCCATCATCTATCCTGTGAATGGCCACCTCCTATGGGAAAAAACTAGTTCTCCTGATGTACTGCCACCACCTAAGAGG